A window of the Carassius gibelio isolate Cgi1373 ecotype wild population from Czech Republic chromosome B16, carGib1.2-hapl.c, whole genome shotgun sequence genome harbors these coding sequences:
- the LOC127975146 gene encoding fatty acid-binding protein, adipocyte, with protein sequence MVEQFVGKWKMTSSDNFDEYMKAVGAGFASRQMANLAKPSLSIAVNEQGFISMKAVTTFKTLEIKFKLDEEFDETTADDRKVRTTLSLEDGKLIQKQTWEGKTTIIEREIQDSKMIAKCVMDDVVAIRTYEKDA encoded by the exons ATGGTCGAGCAGTTTGTTGGTAAATGGAAAATGACTTCAAGTGACAATTTTGATGAATACATGAAGGCTGTAG GTGCTGGTTTTGCTTCTAGGCAAATGGCTAACCTAGCAAAACCCAGTCTGTCGATTGCTGTGAATGAGCAGGGCTTCATCTCTATGAAAGCTGTCACTACCTTCAAGACCCTGGAAATCAAATTCAAATTAGATGAAGAATTTGAcgagacaacagcagatgacaGGAAAGTCAGG ACTACTTTGAGCCTTGAAGATGGCAAACTTATTCAAAAGCAGACCTGGGAGGGGAAGACCACAATAATCGAAAGAGAGATTCAAGACTCCAAAATGATAGCG aAATGTGTCATGGATGATGTGGTCGCTATCAGGACATATGAGAAAGATGCATGA
- the LOC127974283 gene encoding stathmin-2-like, producing the protein MAKTAIAYKEKMKELSMLSLICSCFSPQTRNNLVCEFEDMEVKPINKRASGQAFEVILKPPSPVTDVAHSITSPPKKRDMSLEDIQKKLEAAENRRRSQEAHVLKVLAEKREHERDVLLKAMEENSNFSKMAEEKLILKMEQNKENREAQLAAMIERLHEKERHAAIVRRNKELREELIA; encoded by the exons CATAcaaggagaagatgaaggagcTGTCCATGCTCTCGCTCATCTGCTCCTGCTTCAGCCCACAGACACGCAACAACCTTGTCTGTGAGTTTGAAG ATATGGAAGTAAAGCCAATAAACAAAAGGGCCTCGGGCCAGGCCTTCGAGGTGATTCTGAAACCTCCCTCACCCGTGACAGACGTGGCCCACAGCATCACCTCTCCTCCAAAGAAGAGGGATATGTCACTGGAGGACATCCAGAAGAAGCTGGAGGCTGCTGAGAACCGCAGGAGG TCCCAGGAAGCTCATGTGCTCAAAGTTCTGGCTGAGAAACGTGAGCACGAGAGGGATGTGCTGCTCAAAGCCATGGAGGAAAACAGCAACTTCAGCAAGATGGCAGAGGAAAAGCTCATTCTGAAGATGGAGCAGAACAAGGAAAACCGTGAGGCCCAACTGGCAGCTATGATAGAACGCCTGCATGAGAAG GAGCGACATGCTGCAATTGTTCGCAGGAACAAGGAGCTGAGGGAAGAACTAATAGCGTGA